A window from Seriola aureovittata isolate HTS-2021-v1 ecotype China chromosome 14, ASM2101889v1, whole genome shotgun sequence encodes these proteins:
- the LOC130181486 gene encoding rho GTPase-activating protein 19-like: MAAQNVSQNNHKLDRRGTKCSVFNSQEKPNASQPVIFNPDFFVERLRHEHPQAFADLILSNITRLIDLPGAEFSQLTGESEPRVPSSSGFLRSLNFLKRKDKGVVFGAPLTEEGIAQIYQLIEYLSKNLQVEGLFRVPGHSLRQAALREMLNTGSEIDLETGDFHPNDAATLLKAYLGELPEPLLTHRHYHVHLKIGELTRFDDKGDKTNVPDKERQIEAFQLLFMLLPPANRSLLKLLLDLLYHTARNQHINKMSAINLATMFAPHIIWPKNVLASDLQGNIEKLNNGVAFLIRHSQKLFKAPVYIKEYARSYFTGSKSLQSKDDLTLCSGTKNAVTVAPPSPFMKSIESEVSSTCTAKSSETQTYTETALRELYQQVNNMPESAKKKKLIRQFEKQPLLTPSAECRTPFSRKHWRSRSLGGMIKRKVLGSQVLTEKENSSLQSPLHSSSIDGQGTENTSCEED, encoded by the exons ATGGCGGCTCAAAATGTATCtcaaaacaatcacaaactCGACAGAAG GGGGACAAAATGCAGTGTATTTAACAGCCAGGAAAAGCCAAACGCAAGCCAACCTGTGATTTTTAACCCGGACTTCTTCGTGGAAAGGCTGAGACATGAGCATCCACAGGCCTTCGCGGATTTGATACTTAGCAATATCACTCGGCTCATAGACCTTCCAGGAGCTGAGTTTTCCCAGCTCACCGGAGAGTCTGAGCCCAGGGTGCCTTCCTCGAGTGGCTTTCTACGCTCCCTGAACTTCCTGAAGCGGAAAG ACAAAGGAGTGGTTTTTGGTGCACCGTTAACTGAGGAAGGAATAGCACAGATCTATCAGCTCATTGAATACCTGAGTAAAA ACCTTCAAGTGGAGGGGTTGTTCCGTGTGCCAGGCCACAGCTTAAGGCAGGCAGCCCTGAGGGAGATGCTGAACACTGGGTCAGAGATAGATCTAGAGACAGGCGACTTCCATCCCAATGATGCAGCCACATTGCTCAAAGCCTACCTGGGAGAGCTGCCAGAGCCTCTGCTGACGCACAGACACTATCATGTGCACCTGAAGATTGGAG AGCTCACTCGCTTCGATGATAAGGGGGATAAGACGAACGTGCCTGACAAAGAACGCCAGATTGAGGCCTTTCAGCTGCTTTTCATGCTGCTCCCACCAGCCAACCGCAGCCTGTTGAAGCTGCTACTGGATTTGCTGTACCACACCGCACGCAATCAACACATCAACAAGATGTCTGCAATTAATCTAGCCACAATGTTTGCTCCACACATCATCTGGCCCAAAAAC GTGTTGGCAAGTGATCTGCAGGGAAACATTGAGAAACTGAATAATGGCGTAGCATTCCTCATCAGGCACTCACAGAAACTGTTCAAG GCACCTGTGTATATCAAAGAATATGCCCGCTCATACTTCACAGGATCAAAATCTCTTCAATCAAAG GATGACTTGACGCTGTGCTCTGGGACCAAGAACGCTGTGACAGTTGCCCCCCCTTCTCCCTTCATGAAATCAATTGAAAGTGAGGTCAGCAGCACGTGCACCGCCAAGTCGTCTGAGACTCAGACTTATACTGAAACTGCCCTCAGAGAGCTGTACCAGCAGGTCAACAACATGCCTGAGTCTGCCAAAAAGAAGAAGCTCATCAGACAG TTTGAAAAGCAGCCTTTGCTAACACCTTCAGCTGAGTGTCGGACACCtttcagcaggaaacactgGCGCTCACGCTCTTTGGGTGGAATGATCAAG AGGAAGGTGTTGGGAAGCCAAGTattgacagagaaagaaaacagcagcctgcagagTCCTCTACACAGCAGTTCCATTGATGGCCAAGGAACAGAAAACACCAGCTGTGAAGAG GATTAA